From a region of the Phaseolus vulgaris cultivar G19833 chromosome 6, P. vulgaris v2.0, whole genome shotgun sequence genome:
- the LOC137832092 gene encoding uncharacterized protein: MALKFLNKKGWHTGSLRNIENVWKAEQKHEAEQKKLEELRKQIQEERDRTEFRLLQEKAGLVPHQERLEFLYDSGLSVGKSSNSEGFKVLEQLPKSDAADAPGSSASKEGASVPGALFEEKPQSANDTWRKLHSDPLLMIRQREQEELAKIKNNPVKMAMIKKSIEGTEDKEKAHKKEKRKKHRSSKSKHKKQSDSEDDPTEGRKRSDNGNIYKNHNKAQSDSGYQSDERENTRKDHYEDKKYRERSPGHQQRQRKGKDYNEGADDRNYSRSKSERSVRNSQSNPGYESTEVEKRRMNHYEDRKYRERSPSHQQRQRNDKDYKEDAGDRNYNRSKSERYGSEDQSNIDAPKSGGGRFSETSSNRYSSSHEHGYKRRNVAPKLSEEERAAKLRQMQLAAEVHEEQRWKRIKKAEESDAREAVQNNNASGNNFLDSTQKSVYGADKGGSASIAESVRRRTYYSQGRSGGEGNAFRR, from the exons atggCGTTGAAATTTTTGAACAAGAAGGGATGGCACACGGGGAGTTTGAGGAACATAGAGAACGTGTGGAAGGCTGAACAGAAGCATGAAGCGGAGCAGAAGAAGTTGGAGGAGCTTCGCAAGCAGATCCAGGAGGAGAGAGACCGCACCGAGTTTCGTCTTCTTCAGGAGAAAGCTGGCCTCGTTCC GCACCAGGAGAGGTTGGAATTTCTGTACGATTCGGGATTGTCCGTCGGGAAATCTTCCAATTCCGAAGGATTCAAGGTCCTTGAACAGTTGCCGAAATCTGATGCGGCGGATGCTCCAGGCTCCTCTGCTTCTAAG GAGGGTGCAAGCGTGCCTGGGGCATTGTTTGAGGAGAAGCCTCAGTCTGCCAATGATACTTGGCGGAAGCTCCATTCTGACCCCTTGCTCATGATCCGCCAACGTGAGCAGGAGGAGCTGGCAAAGATAAAAAACAACCCTGTTAAGATGGCTATGATAAAGAAATCG ATTGAAGGAACTGAAGACAAGGAGAAAGCacataaaaaggaaaagaggaagaagcACCGTTCTAGTAAATCAAAGCATAAAAAACAGTCTGATTCAGAAGATGATCCTACTGAAGGGAGGAAAAGGAGTGATAATGGAAATATTTACAAGAATCATAATAAGGCTCAATCTGATTCAGGGTATCAATCAGATGAAAGAGAAAATACGAGGAAGGATCACTATGAAGACAAAAAATACAGGGAAAGATCACCCGGCCACCAACAGAGACAGAGAAAGGGAAAAGACTACAATGAAGGTGCTGATGACAGAAATTATAGCAGGTCGAAGTCAGAGAGGAGTGTCCGTAACAGTCAATCAAATCCAGGGTATGAATCAACTGAAGTTGAAAAGAGAAGGATGAATCACTATGAAGATAGAAAATACAGAGAGAGATCACCCAGTCACCAACAGAGACAAAGAAATGACAAAGACTACAAAGAAGATGCTGGTGACAGGAATTATAATAGGTCTAAGTCAGAAAGATATGGTTCAGAAGATCAGTCCAATATAGATGCCCCAAAAAGTGGAGGTGGGCGATTTTCTGAAACAAGCTCCAACAGATATTCTTCTTCACATGAACATGGATATAAGCGCAGAAACGTGGCTCCTAAGCTTTCAGAAGAAGAGCGGGCTGCTAAACTTAGGCAGATGCAATTGGCTGCCGAAGTGCATGAAGAACAGAGATGGAAACGTATAAAGAAGGCTGAGGAGTCTGATGCACGTGAAGCAGTCCAGAATAATAACGCTAGTGGCAATAATTTCTTGGATAGTACTCAGAAAAGTGTTTATGGTGCAGACAAAGGGGGAAGTGCATCAATAGCTGAGAGTGTTCGTCGTCGGACATATTATTCTCAAGGCAGGTCTGGTGGTGAAGGAAATGCATTTCGGCGATGA
- the LOC137832093 gene encoding aspartyl protease family protein At5g10770-like encodes MLQSLPSEVYKMTIFWFLVFSAHLAIASSAVEVQDKDPRHKKEGMQLNLYHVKGLESSLTSTSPFSFSDMITKDEERVRSLHSTLANKEGVRNSATTASSDKLRGPNLLTTPLKSGLSIGSGNYYVKIGLGTPAKYFSMIVDTGSSLSWLQCQPCVIYCHEQVDPIFTPSTSKTYKSLPCSSLQCSSLKASTLNAPSCSNATGSCVYKASYGDSSFSIGYLSQDLLTLTPSEASSSFVYGCGQDNQGLFGKAAGIIGLANDKLSMLAQLSKKYGNAFSYCLPTSFSEPNSSLSGFLSIGTSSLTSSPYKFTPLLKNKKIPSLYFVDLTTITVAGKPIAVSASSYNVPTIIDSGTVITRLPEAVYNALQKSFVTIMSKKYAQAPGFSILDTCFKGSVKEMSTVPEIQMIFGGGAGLALQAHNSLIEIEKGVTCLAIASSSNPISIIGNYQQQTFTVAYDVANSKIGFAAGGCK; translated from the exons ATGTTGCAGAGCCTGCCAAGTGAGGTGTACAAGATGACCATATTTTGGTTTCTGGTTTTCTCTGCACATCTTGCTATAGCATCCTCTGCTGTGGAAGTTCAAG ATAAGGATCCAAGGCACAAGAAAGAGGGCATGCAGCTTAATTTGTACCATGTGAAAGGTCTTGAATCCTCCTTAACTTCCACATCACCATTTTCATTCTCTGACATGATCACAAAAGATGAGGAGCGGGTCAGATCTCTTCATTCCACACTAGCAAACAAGGAGGGTGTCAGAAATTCTGCCACCACTGCCTCTTCTGATAAATTGAGGGGACCTAACCTTTTGACCACACCACTGAAATCAGGTTTATCAATTGGTTCAGGCAATTACTATGTGAAAATAGGACTTGGGACCCCTGCTAAGTATTTTAGCATGATTGTTGACACTGGTAGCTCCCTCTCCTGGCTCCAGTGCCAGCCTTGTGTTATTTACTGCCATGAACAGGTTGACCCTATTTTCACTCCTTCCACGTCCAAGACCTACAAAAGCTTGCCATGCTCATCCCTCCAGTGTTCCTCTCTCAAGGCCTCCACACTAAATGCTCCAAGTTGCTCAAATGCAACTGGGTCTTGTGTGTACAAAGCAAGCTATGGTGACAGTTCTTTCTCAATTGGCTATTTGAGTCAAGATTTGCTAACCTTAACCCCATCAGAGGCATCATCAAGTTTTGTATATGGCTGTGGTCAGGACAATCAAGGGTTGTTTGGAAAAGCTGCTGGTATTATAGGTCTAGCCAATGACAAGCTCTCCATGCTTGCACAATTGTCCAAAAAATATGGCAATGCCTTCTCCTATTGCCTTCCCACATCTTTTTCTGAACCCAACTCTTCCCTATCAGGTTTCTTGTCCATTGGAACCTCATCATTGACATCATCACCATACAAGTTCACTCCCTTGTTGAAGAATAAAAAGATTCCAAGCTTATACTTTGTTGATTTGACAACTATTACCGTGGCTGGAAAGCCAATAGCAGTTTCTGCCTCAAGCTACAATGTGCCTACTATTATAGACTCTGGCACTGTAATTACAAGGCTACCTGAAGCTGTTTACAATGCATTGCAAAAATCTTTTGTGACGATCATGTCCAAAAAGTATGCACAGGCCCCAGGATTTTCCATATTGGATACTTGCTTCAAGGGGAGTGTTAAAGAAATGTCAACAGTGCCTGAGATTCAGATGATTTTTGGTGGGGGTGCTGGCCTAGCACTTCAGGCTCATAACTCCCTTATAGAAATTGAGAAGGGTGTTACTTGTTTGGCCATTGCTTCTAGCTCTAACCCCATCTCCATTATTGGAAATTACCAACAACAGACATTCACAGTGGCTTATGATGTTGCCAATTCCAAGATTGGATTTGCAGCTGGTGGCTGCAAGTGA
- the LOC137832094 gene encoding uncharacterized protein, whose translation MGCFSSKVIARSISFHEERKKRSQRTTNGIPLLEDLIISSGGSDQYLALVCAANTVSNKLHSGSLSSNKSSKLAIEPASSETSKKLKPVSSRLDQVEGKQIERDKKNRSKSWHQFPEHIVQSLAQENSSGFESSKGAARSKSFHTVEEYDDIVNKIWSSKCHTDEQSEYNDEEDAGSGTSTTHHTEEKDCAIKRMQAPSLNKNHSLKERKIVKESNNLSTASESSTVAPNSSPNSHISSSGIKNEEVVTSHRRSIEKGNKRKAVAKRLESLRIPSGVEYPAIASLREWLPAGGIYSPGSYVTPKFGSYSIMDISNENESSENSIFSPELVSAFEQCMQKLEAEEENILKQIVENVDEESEASSPKKEHHA comes from the coding sequence ATGGGGTGTTTTTCTTCAAAAGTCATAGCCAGGTCAATTAGTTTCCatgaagagagaaagaagagatCACAGAGAACAACTAATGGTATTCCACTGTTGGAAGATCTAATCATCTCCTCAGGTGGCAGTGATCAGTACCTTGCTCTTGTCTGTGCAGCTAACACAGTATCCAACAAACTGCACTCTGGGAGTCTTAGTTCTAACAAATCCTCAAAACTGGCCATTGAACCTGCCAGTTCTGAAACTAGCAAGAAGTTGAAGCCTGTATCATCAAGACTAGATCAAGTAGAAGGGAAGCAAATTGAGAGAGATAAAAAGAACAGGTCTAAAAGTTGGCACCAGTTTCCAGAGCATATTGTGCAGTCTCTTGCTCAGGAGAATTCATCTGGTTTTGAGAGCTCTAAGGGTGCTGCTCGTAGTAAGAGTTTTCACACAGTGGAGGAATACGATGATATAGTTAATAAAATATGGTCAAGCAAGTGTCATACAGATGAACAAAGTGAGTACAATGATGAAGAAGATGCTGGTTCAGGAACTAGTACAACTCACCATACTGAGGAAAAGGATTGTGCAATAAAGAGGATGCAAGCACCAAGCTTAAACAAAAATCATtcattgaaagaaagaaaaatagtgAAGGAGAGCAACAACTTGAGTACAGCATCAGAAAGCAGCACAGTAGCTCCAAATTCAAGTCCTAATAGCCACATATCTAGTTCAGGTATTAAAAATGAGGAAGTGGTTACAAGTCATAGAAGAAGCATTGAGAAGGGAAATAAGAGAAAAGCTGTGGCAAAGAGGCTAGAATCACTTAGAATCCCTTCCGGTGTTGAATATCCAGCCATTGCTAGTCTCAGAGAATGGCTCCCTGCTGGTGGAATCTACTCTCCTGGATCCTATGTCACCCCAAAATTTGGTAGCTATTCTATAATGGACATTAGTAATGAAAATGAGTCTAGTGAGAATTCTATATTTAGTCCAGAGTTGGTGTCTGCTTTTGAACAATGTATGCAAAAACTTGAAGCAGAGGAAGAGAACATCCTGAAACAAATTGTAGAGAATGTGGATGAAGAAAGTGAAGCAAGCAGCCCCAAGAAAGAACACCATGCATGA